Proteins from a genomic interval of Pantoea deleyi:
- the tomB gene encoding Hha toxicity modulator TomB: MDEYSPKRHDIAQLKYLCESLFDDSMASLTDSHHGWVNDPTSESNLQLNDLIEHIASFTMNYKIKHVEDEALISQIDEYLDDTFMLFSNYGVTSPDLQRWQRSAKRLFNLFTEECAFLQQPSHSL; this comes from the coding sequence ATGGACGAATACTCACCGAAACGGCATGATATTGCCCAGCTTAAATACCTGTGTGAGAGTCTGTTTGACGACAGCATGGCATCATTAACTGACAGCCATCACGGCTGGGTAAATGATCCCACTTCCGAAAGCAATCTGCAGCTTAATGATTTGATTGAGCATATCGCCTCTTTCACCATGAATTACAAAATCAAGCACGTTGAAGATGAAGCGCTGATTTCGCAAATCGATGAATATCTTGACGATACTTTTATGCTATTCAGCAACTATGGTGTCACAAGTCCGGATCTTCAGCGGTGGCAACGTTCAGCGAAACGCTTATTTAATCTGTTCACTGAAGAGTGCGCTTTTCTCCAGCAGCCAAGCCATTCATTATAG
- a CDS encoding HHA domain-containing protein translates to MNKTLTKTDYLMRLRRCRSLDTLERVIEKNKYELPEAELAIFYSAADHRLAELTMNKLYDKVPGSVWKFVR, encoded by the coding sequence ATGAACAAAACCCTGACAAAAACCGATTATTTGATGCGGCTGCGACGCTGCCGCTCGCTGGATACCCTGGAAAGGGTGATTGAAAAGAATAAGTATGAATTACCGGAAGCGGAATTAGCCATATTCTATTCGGCGGCTGACCATCGTCTGGCGGAACTGACGATGAACAAGCTCTACGATAAAGTGCCGGGTTCAGTGTGGAAATTTGTCCGTTAA
- a CDS encoding MGMT family protein yields the protein MDQPDTFQHRIWQIVAAIPYGRVATYGDVALLAGSPRAARQVGGVLSRLPADTTLPWHRVVNRHGTLSLQGDRLLRQRDALAAEGIEIADNGQLDLAAWRWQF from the coding sequence ATGGATCAGCCTGACACTTTTCAGCACCGCATCTGGCAGATTGTTGCCGCAATTCCGTATGGCCGCGTTGCCACCTATGGCGATGTTGCCCTGCTGGCCGGTTCTCCGCGCGCAGCACGTCAGGTCGGCGGCGTGCTGAGCCGTCTGCCCGCAGACACCACCCTGCCCTGGCATCGCGTCGTTAACCGGCACGGCACCCTTTCACTGCAGGGGGATCGTCTGTTGCGGCAGCGGGATGCGCTGGCGGCGGAAGGTATTGAGATCGCGGATAACGGCCAGCTCGATCTGGCGGCCTGGCGCTGGCAGTTTTAG
- a CDS encoding YbaY family lipoprotein yields the protein MKLRHVFSGVVMAVAVAGCADKSKPVPTPTLGSAVAGQTTAIAQPNVSGSIFIRQRIALPPDAVLTVTLSDASMADAPSKVLSQRVVRTEGKQAPFQFVLPFNPADIQPNARILLSAAIAIDGKLAFVTEGVKPVINQGGTKAELLLVPVPSMAMPTQPGAATTVPSTSPTMVTPSAAVPAPTHI from the coding sequence ATGAAACTCAGGCATGTGTTCAGTGGAGTAGTTATGGCGGTTGCTGTTGCGGGATGCGCCGATAAAAGTAAACCTGTGCCAACGCCGACGCTGGGGTCAGCCGTGGCAGGCCAGACGACGGCGATTGCGCAGCCGAACGTCAGTGGCTCAATCTTCATCCGTCAGCGCATTGCGCTGCCGCCGGATGCCGTGTTAACCGTAACGCTGTCTGATGCGTCGATGGCCGATGCGCCGTCAAAAGTGCTGTCACAGCGCGTCGTGCGCACCGAAGGCAAACAGGCTCCGTTCCAGTTCGTTCTGCCGTTTAACCCGGCCGATATTCAGCCCAACGCCCGCATTCTGTTAAGCGCGGCGATCGCCATCGACGGCAAGCTGGCCTTTGTCACCGAAGGCGTGAAGCCGGTGATCAATCAGGGCGGCACCAAAGCTGAGCTGCTGCTGGTTCCGGTTCCGTCTATGGCGATGCCGACCCAGCCAGGCGCGGCGACCACCGTGCCTTCCACCTCACCGACGATGGTGACGCCATCCGCTGCGGTTCCGGCACCGACCCACATTTAA
- the tesB gene encoding acyl-CoA thioesterase II has translation MSQALQNLLNLLNLEKLEEGLYRGQSEDLGLRQVFGGQVVGQALYAAKQTVAEDRTVHSFHSYFLRPGDSQKAIIYDVETLRDGKSFSARRVSAIQNGQPIFYMTASFQSPEQGFEHQNPMPQVAGPENLLTEQAMAQKMAHLLPEKLREKFIAERPLEIRPVQIHNPLRGHVDKPERQVWIRATGPLPADLRIHQYLLGYASDLNFLPVALQPHGKGFLEPDMQVATIDHSMWFHRPFDFTEWLLYSVVSTSASGARGFVRGEFYNQQGVLVASTVQEGVMRQRSE, from the coding sequence ATGAGTCAGGCACTGCAAAATCTGCTGAATTTATTGAATCTGGAAAAACTGGAAGAGGGTTTATATCGCGGCCAGAGCGAAGATCTGGGGCTGCGCCAGGTCTTTGGCGGTCAGGTAGTGGGTCAGGCGCTGTATGCCGCAAAGCAGACCGTCGCAGAAGATCGCACCGTTCACTCTTTTCACAGCTACTTTTTGCGGCCTGGCGACAGTCAGAAAGCGATTATTTACGATGTGGAAACCCTGCGCGATGGCAAAAGCTTCAGCGCCCGGCGCGTCAGTGCCATTCAGAACGGGCAGCCGATTTTCTATATGACCGCCTCTTTCCAGTCACCGGAACAGGGATTTGAACATCAGAACCCGATGCCGCAGGTGGCCGGCCCTGAAAATCTGTTAACCGAGCAGGCGATGGCGCAAAAGATGGCCCATCTGCTGCCCGAAAAACTGCGCGAAAAGTTTATTGCCGAACGCCCGCTGGAGATCCGTCCGGTGCAGATCCACAACCCGCTGCGGGGACATGTGGATAAGCCTGAGCGTCAGGTCTGGATCCGGGCCACCGGGCCGCTGCCCGCCGACCTGCGTATCCATCAGTATCTGCTCGGCTACGCCTCAGATCTTAACTTCCTGCCGGTTGCCCTGCAGCCGCACGGCAAAGGCTTTCTGGAGCCGGATATGCAGGTTGCGACGATCGACCACTCGATGTGGTTCCATCGCCCGTTCGACTTCACCGAATGGCTGCTCTACAGCGTGGTCAGTACCTCGGCGTCTGGCGCGCGCGGCTTCGTCCGCGGTGAGTTTTATAATCAGCAGGGTGTGCTGGTGGCATCAACCGTTCAGGAAGGGGTGATGCGTCAGCGCAGCGAATAA
- the amtB gene encoding ammonium transporter AmtB yields MNKMLAKLGLTSLALLPSLAMAAPAVADKADNAFMMICTALVLFMSIPGIALFYGGLIRGKNVLSMLTQVAVTFSLVCVLWVVYGYSLAFSEGNAFFGGFGWAMLKNIQLTAVMGSFYQYIHVAFQASFACITVGLIVGAIAERIRFSAVLIFVGVWLTLSYLPIAHMVWAGGFLAQDGALDFAGGTVVHINAAVAGLVGAYLVGKRAGFGKEAFKPHNLPMVFTGTAILYVGWFGFNAGSASAANEIAALAFLNTVVATAGAVLSWTFGEWAVRGKPSLLGACSGFIAGLVAITPACGYVGVGGALIIGLAGGLAGLWGVTTLKKWLRVDDPCDVFGVHGVCGIVGCILTGVFASSSLGGVGYAQGVTMGHQVWVQIFSVGITIVWSGVVAFIGFKLADLIVGLRVPEEHEREGLDVNSHGENAYNQ; encoded by the coding sequence ATGAATAAAATGTTAGCGAAGTTGGGCCTCACCAGCCTGGCACTGTTACCCTCACTCGCGATGGCCGCGCCGGCCGTTGCGGACAAGGCTGATAACGCATTTATGATGATTTGCACCGCGCTGGTGCTCTTTATGTCAATTCCAGGAATTGCACTCTTTTACGGCGGCCTGATCCGTGGCAAAAACGTGCTGTCGATGCTGACTCAGGTTGCGGTCACCTTCTCACTGGTCTGCGTGCTGTGGGTGGTTTACGGCTACTCGCTGGCCTTCAGCGAAGGCAACGCCTTTTTCGGCGGCTTTGGCTGGGCGATGCTGAAAAACATTCAGCTCACCGCCGTGATGGGCAGTTTCTATCAGTATATCCACGTAGCGTTCCAGGCCTCCTTTGCCTGTATCACCGTGGGGCTGATTGTGGGTGCCATCGCCGAGCGTATCCGCTTCTCTGCGGTGCTGATTTTTGTCGGCGTCTGGCTGACGCTCTCTTATCTGCCTATCGCACACATGGTCTGGGCGGGCGGTTTCCTGGCGCAGGATGGCGCTCTGGACTTCGCTGGCGGTACTGTCGTACACATTAACGCCGCGGTAGCAGGCCTGGTAGGGGCTTACCTGGTGGGCAAACGTGCCGGTTTTGGTAAAGAAGCCTTTAAACCGCACAACCTGCCGATGGTCTTTACCGGCACGGCCATTCTCTATGTCGGCTGGTTCGGCTTCAACGCCGGTTCCGCATCTGCAGCGAACGAAATCGCGGCGCTGGCCTTCCTGAATACCGTTGTGGCAACCGCGGGTGCTGTACTGTCATGGACCTTTGGCGAGTGGGCGGTGCGCGGTAAACCTTCACTGCTGGGTGCCTGTTCTGGCTTTATTGCCGGACTGGTTGCGATTACCCCAGCCTGTGGTTACGTGGGTGTCGGCGGCGCGTTAATCATCGGCCTGGCCGGTGGTCTGGCGGGACTGTGGGGTGTTACCACCCTGAAAAAATGGCTGCGCGTGGACGATCCCTGCGATGTGTTCGGCGTGCATGGCGTGTGCGGCATCGTGGGCTGTATCCTGACCGGGGTGTTCGCTTCCTCTTCACTGGGCGGCGTGGGTTATGCTCAGGGCGTCACTATGGGCCATCAGGTGTGGGTGCAGATCTTCAGCGTGGGCATCACCATTGTCTGGTCGGGTGTCGTTGCCTTCATCGGCTTCAAGCTGGCGGATCTGATTGTCGGCCTGCGCGTGCCGGAAGAGCATGAACGCGAAGGTCTGGATGTGAACAGCCACGGCGAGAACGCTTACAACCAGTAA
- the glnK gene encoding P-II family nitrogen regulator — translation MKLVTVVIKPFKLEDVREALSSIGIQGLTVSEVKGFGRQKGHAELYRGAEYSVNFLPKVKIDIAIADDQLDEVVDVISKAAYTGKIGDGKIFVAELQRVIRIRTGETDEAAL, via the coding sequence ATGAAGCTGGTTACCGTCGTAATTAAGCCATTCAAGCTGGAGGATGTGCGTGAAGCTTTATCCTCTATCGGCATTCAGGGGCTGACCGTCTCCGAAGTGAAAGGATTTGGCCGTCAGAAGGGCCATGCAGAGCTTTATCGCGGCGCAGAATACAGCGTGAACTTTCTGCCTAAGGTCAAGATTGATATCGCGATTGCCGACGATCAGTTAGACGAAGTGGTGGATGTCATCAGTAAAGCAGCTTACACCGGCAAAATTGGCGACGGTAAAATTTTCGTGGCTGAACTGCAGCGCGTTATCCGTATTCGTACCGGCGAAACCGACGAAGCCGCTCTGTAA
- a CDS encoding SmdB family multidrug efflux ABC transporter permease/ATP-binding protein encodes MAKSGRLWPTLKRLLSYGKPWRKSLSLAVGMLWIAAAAEVTGPVLVSYFIDNLVAKHQMPWGLVAGLVVGFILLQLLAAALHYWQALLFNRAAIGVVQRLRSDVMNAALCQPLSAFDTQPVGQIISRVTNDTEVIRDLYVTVVATVLRSAALVGAMMVAMFSLDWRMALVAMMIFPLVLMVMFIYQRYSTPIARRVRSYLADINNGFNEVISGMSVIQQFRQQARFGERMGEASRSHYLARMETLRLDGFLLRPLLSLFSAMVLCGLLILFSFSVPGVFEVGVLYAFITYLGRLNEPLIELTTQQSMLQQAVVSGERIFELMDAAQQQYGADPQPLASGRITLNQLSFAYRENRNVLSDINLEVAPREFVALVGHTGSGKSTLANLLMGYYPVTPGAIRLDDRPIGDLSHAVLRHGIAMVQQDPVVLADTLLANVRLGRDISEEAVWRVLEQVQLAPLAQALPEGIHTRLGEQGNNLSVGQKQLLALARVLVDLPQILILDEATANIDSGTEQAIQQTLSRLRQHSTLVVIAHRLSTIIDADKILVLHRGHVVEQGTHQQLLAMQGRYWQMYQLQQAGDELASGATTTAEG; translated from the coding sequence ATGGCTAAGTCCGGACGCTTGTGGCCGACCCTGAAACGTTTGCTCAGCTACGGCAAACCCTGGCGTAAATCCCTGTCGCTGGCGGTAGGGATGCTGTGGATCGCTGCCGCAGCCGAGGTGACCGGCCCGGTGCTGGTCAGCTACTTTATCGATAATCTGGTAGCGAAACATCAGATGCCCTGGGGGCTGGTCGCCGGGCTGGTGGTGGGGTTTATCCTGCTCCAGCTGCTGGCCGCCGCGCTGCACTACTGGCAGGCGCTGCTGTTTAACCGCGCCGCCATTGGGGTGGTGCAGCGGTTACGCAGCGATGTGATGAACGCCGCGCTCTGTCAGCCGCTGAGCGCTTTTGATACCCAGCCGGTCGGGCAGATTATTTCGCGCGTCACCAACGACACCGAAGTGATCCGCGATCTCTATGTCACCGTGGTCGCCACCGTGTTGCGCAGTGCCGCACTGGTCGGCGCCATGATGGTGGCGATGTTCAGCCTGGACTGGCGCATGGCGCTGGTGGCGATGATGATCTTCCCGCTGGTTCTGATGGTGATGTTTATCTATCAGCGCTACAGCACGCCGATTGCCCGCCGGGTCCGCAGCTATCTGGCCGACATCAACAACGGGTTTAACGAAGTCATCAGCGGCATGAGCGTCATCCAGCAGTTCCGGCAGCAGGCGCGGTTCGGTGAGCGGATGGGCGAAGCGAGCCGGTCCCACTATCTGGCGCGCATGGAAACGCTACGCCTTGATGGTTTTCTGCTGCGTCCGCTGCTGAGCCTGTTCTCCGCCATGGTGCTGTGCGGGCTGCTGATCCTGTTCAGTTTCTCCGTGCCTGGCGTGTTTGAGGTCGGGGTGCTCTACGCCTTTATTACCTATCTGGGCCGGCTGAATGAGCCGCTGATTGAGCTGACCACGCAGCAGTCGATGCTGCAGCAGGCGGTCGTCTCCGGTGAACGTATCTTTGAGCTGATGGATGCAGCTCAGCAGCAGTATGGTGCCGACCCGCAGCCTCTGGCATCCGGTCGCATTACGCTGAACCAGCTGAGCTTTGCCTACCGCGAAAACCGCAACGTGCTGAGCGACATCAATCTGGAGGTCGCACCGCGCGAGTTTGTGGCGCTGGTGGGACACACCGGCAGCGGCAAAAGCACCCTGGCGAACCTGCTGATGGGTTATTACCCGGTGACGCCGGGCGCAATCCGGCTTGACGACCGGCCCATCGGCGACCTGAGCCACGCCGTGCTGCGTCACGGTATCGCGATGGTGCAGCAGGACCCGGTGGTGCTCGCCGATACGCTGCTGGCGAACGTGCGGCTGGGGCGTGACATCAGCGAAGAGGCGGTCTGGCGGGTGCTGGAGCAGGTGCAGCTGGCTCCGCTGGCGCAGGCGCTGCCTGAGGGGATTCATACCCGTCTGGGTGAGCAGGGCAACAACCTGTCGGTGGGCCAGAAGCAGTTACTGGCGCTGGCCCGGGTGCTGGTGGATCTGCCGCAGATCCTGATCCTGGATGAGGCGACGGCCAATATCGACTCCGGCACGGAGCAGGCCATTCAGCAGACGCTGTCGAGGCTGCGCCAGCACAGCACGCTGGTGGTGATTGCGCACCGTCTCTCGACGATTATCGACGCAGACAAGATTCTGGTACTGCATCGCGGTCATGTCGTGGAGCAGGGCACCCATCAGCAACTGCTGGCGATGCAGGGCCGTTACTGGCAGATGTATCAGCTTCAGCAGGCGGGTGATGAACTGGCGTCGGGCGCAACGACAACAGCAGAAGGCTGA
- a CDS encoding SmdA family multidrug ABC transporter permease/ATP-binding protein: protein MRLFSQLSWYFLREWRRYLGAVILLIVIAILQLLPPHVVGVVVDGVTRDNMSTGRIMMWIGIMLATAVVVYLLRYVWRVLLFGASYQLAVELREDFYRQLSRQQPAFYLRHRTGDLIARATNDVDRVVFAAGEGVLTLVDSLVMGCVVLLVMSTQISWQLTLLALVPMPIMALVIHRYGNQLHHRFKLAQAAFSTLNDQTQESLTSIRMIKAFGLEQHQSQQFSDIARDTGEKNLRVARVDARFDPTIYIAIGFSNLLAIGGGSWLVWHDQMTLGQLTSFVMYLGLMIWPMLALAWMFNIVERGSAAWSRIGALLAEAPAVEDGDTTLPAEPGTLQVAIRAFNYPASAGPVLSDVSFRLKPGEMLGLCGPTGSGKSTLLSLIQRHFDIQQGDIRYHQIPLPQLRLDSWRSRLAVVSQTPFLFSDSVASNIALGKPDATREEIERAATLACVHDDILRLPQGYETEVGERGVMLSGGQKQRLSIARALLLNAEILILDDALSAVDGRTEHEILHNLRIWGQGRTLIISAHRLSALTEASEILVLQQGRVAQRGDHDALTSQTGWYRDMYRYQQLEAALDDDENEKGVPHG, encoded by the coding sequence GTGCGATTATTCAGTCAATTAAGTTGGTATTTTCTGCGGGAGTGGCGGCGCTATCTGGGCGCGGTCATCCTGCTGATCGTGATTGCGATCCTGCAGCTTCTGCCGCCGCACGTGGTTGGCGTGGTGGTGGATGGCGTGACGCGCGACAACATGAGCACCGGTCGCATCATGATGTGGATTGGGATCATGCTGGCGACGGCGGTGGTGGTCTATCTGCTGCGTTATGTCTGGCGCGTGCTGCTGTTCGGGGCCTCCTACCAGCTGGCGGTTGAGCTGCGCGAAGATTTCTATCGCCAGCTGAGCCGTCAGCAGCCGGCCTTCTATCTGCGTCACCGCACCGGCGATCTGATCGCCCGTGCCACCAACGATGTGGATCGGGTGGTGTTTGCCGCCGGAGAGGGCGTCCTGACGCTGGTCGACTCGCTGGTGATGGGCTGCGTGGTGCTGCTGGTGATGAGCACGCAGATTAGCTGGCAGCTGACGCTGCTCGCGCTGGTGCCGATGCCGATCATGGCTCTCGTGATTCATCGCTACGGCAATCAGCTGCATCACCGCTTTAAGCTGGCACAGGCCGCTTTCTCCACTCTTAACGATCAGACGCAGGAGAGCCTGACCAGTATCCGGATGATAAAAGCCTTCGGGCTTGAGCAGCATCAGTCGCAGCAGTTCTCTGATATCGCCCGCGATACCGGGGAAAAGAACCTGCGCGTGGCGCGGGTTGATGCCCGTTTCGATCCGACCATCTATATCGCGATCGGCTTCTCTAACCTGCTGGCGATCGGCGGCGGCAGCTGGCTGGTGTGGCACGATCAGATGACGCTGGGCCAGCTCACCAGCTTTGTGATGTACCTGGGCCTGATGATCTGGCCGATGCTGGCGCTGGCGTGGATGTTTAATATTGTCGAGCGCGGCAGCGCGGCCTGGAGCCGCATCGGCGCGCTGCTGGCCGAGGCACCGGCGGTGGAGGATGGCGACACCACTCTGCCAGCGGAACCCGGCACGCTGCAGGTTGCGATTCGCGCGTTCAACTATCCGGCCAGCGCCGGTCCGGTGCTGAGCGATGTGAGCTTCCGGCTGAAACCGGGCGAGATGCTGGGGCTGTGCGGCCCCACCGGCAGTGGCAAAAGCACCCTGCTGAGCCTGATTCAGCGCCACTTCGATATCCAGCAGGGTGACATCCGCTATCACCAGATCCCGCTGCCGCAGCTGCGTCTGGACAGCTGGCGCAGCCGTCTGGCGGTCGTCAGCCAGACGCCGTTCCTCTTCTCCGACAGCGTGGCCAGCAACATCGCGCTGGGGAAACCGGATGCCACCCGCGAGGAGATCGAACGGGCCGCCACGCTGGCCTGCGTGCATGACGACATCCTGCGCCTGCCGCAGGGCTATGAAACCGAAGTCGGGGAGCGCGGTGTGATGCTGTCGGGAGGACAGAAGCAGCGCCTGTCGATCGCCCGCGCACTGCTGCTGAATGCCGAAATCCTGATTCTGGATGACGCGCTGTCGGCGGTGGATGGCCGGACCGAACACGAAATCCTGCATAACCTGCGCATCTGGGGGCAGGGACGCACGCTGATTATCAGCGCCCACCGCCTGTCGGCCCTTACGGAAGCCAGTGAGATTCTGGTGCTGCAGCAGGGCCGCGTAGCGCAGCGGGGCGACCATGACGCACTGACCAGCCAGACGGGCTGGTACCGCGACATGTACCGTTATCAGCAGCTGGAAGCCGCGCTGGATGATGATGAAAATGAAAAAGGAGTGCCGCATGGCTAA
- a CDS encoding Lrp/AsnC family transcriptional regulator, whose translation MLDKTDLKLLALLQQDCTLSLQSLAEAVNLTTTPCWKRLKKLEDDGIIRARVALLDGDKIGLSLTAFMFVKTQQHSREWYQTFVSVVSGMPEVMAFYRMAGEYDYLLRIQVADMKSYDAFYKRLVNGVPGLIDVTSSFAMEEIKYTTALPVAP comes from the coding sequence ATGTTAGATAAAACTGACCTTAAACTACTGGCGCTGCTGCAGCAGGACTGTACCCTGTCACTGCAATCGCTGGCGGAGGCCGTCAACCTCACCACCACTCCCTGCTGGAAGCGCCTGAAAAAGCTCGAAGATGATGGCATTATTCGCGCACGCGTGGCGTTGCTGGACGGGGATAAAATCGGACTGTCACTGACGGCCTTTATGTTTGTGAAAACCCAGCAGCACAGCCGCGAGTGGTATCAGACTTTTGTCTCGGTGGTGAGCGGCATGCCGGAGGTGATGGCCTTTTACCGGATGGCGGGGGAGTATGACTATCTGCTGCGGATCCAGGTGGCCGATATGAAGAGCTATGATGCTTTCTACAAACGATTAGTGAATGGTGTGCCTGGCCTGATTGATGTCACCTCCAGCTTTGCCATGGAAGAGATTAAATACACCACGGCCTTACCCGTCGCCCCCTGA
- a CDS encoding PLP-dependent cysteine synthase family protein encodes MHTCWIRHAINEINADFQRSAETHLIRFDLADFPGIWFYLKDESTHPSGSLKHRLARSLFLYGLSNGWIKQNTPIIEASSGSTAVSEAYFARLLGLPFIAVMPASTAKRKIEQITFYGGQCHFVEDPCQLYAESERLARELNGHFMDQFTYAERATDWRGNNNIAESIFRQMQHEPYPIPHTVIMSAGTGGTSATLGRYIRYQGLETKLLVVDPQHSVFFDYWQQRDATLTSTRGSLIEGIGRPRVEPSFMPDVIDEMVKVPDGATLAAMLKLESILGRKPGASTGTNFWGMMQVAKRLRAANQRGSLVTLLCDSGERYPDTYYQPEWVAKHIGDITPWQRELA; translated from the coding sequence ATGCACACCTGCTGGATTCGCCACGCTATCAACGAAATTAACGCTGACTTTCAACGTTCGGCGGAAACCCATCTGATCCGTTTCGACCTGGCGGACTTTCCCGGCATCTGGTTCTACCTGAAAGATGAGAGCACCCATCCCAGCGGCAGCCTTAAACATCGGCTGGCTCGTTCGCTGTTTCTCTACGGCCTCTCCAACGGCTGGATTAAGCAGAATACGCCGATTATTGAAGCCTCGTCAGGCAGCACTGCCGTTTCTGAGGCCTACTTCGCAAGGCTGCTGGGACTGCCCTTTATTGCGGTGATGCCTGCCAGTACCGCGAAGCGCAAAATCGAGCAGATCACCTTTTATGGCGGCCAGTGCCACTTTGTGGAGGATCCCTGCCAGCTCTATGCAGAATCTGAACGGCTGGCGCGCGAGCTGAATGGCCACTTTATGGATCAGTTCACCTACGCGGAACGCGCCACCGACTGGCGCGGCAATAACAATATTGCGGAAAGCATTTTCCGTCAGATGCAGCATGAGCCCTACCCGATTCCGCATACGGTGATCATGAGTGCGGGCACCGGCGGCACCTCGGCCACGCTGGGCCGCTACATCCGCTATCAGGGGCTGGAGACGAAACTGCTGGTGGTCGATCCGCAACACTCCGTCTTTTTCGACTACTGGCAGCAGCGTGATGCCACGCTGACCAGCACGCGCGGCAGCCTGATTGAGGGCATTGGCCGTCCCCGGGTAGAGCCATCATTTATGCCGGACGTAATCGATGAAATGGTGAAAGTACCGGATGGCGCGACGCTGGCCGCGATGCTGAAGCTGGAGAGTATTCTGGGACGCAAACCCGGCGCCTCAACCGGCACCAACTTCTGGGGCATGATGCAGGTGGCAAAACGTTTACGGGCCGCGAACCAGCGGGGATCGCTGGTCACCCTGCTGTGCGACAGCGGTGAGCGCTATCCCGACACCTACTATCAGCCTGAGTGGGTGGCAAAACATATCGGCGATATCACGCCCTGGCAGCGCGAGCTGGCGTAA
- the cof gene encoding HMP-PP phosphatase, producing MVRLAAFDMDGTLLLPNHQPGQQTLDTLQALHQRNIHLVLATGRHLLEMQVLSEKMALPAWLITGNGTRIHDPSGQLIAAQDLPAAVAEAVIHGHWRTSASLHVFNDRGWFTDRPRPELLNAHQMSGFRYQLCDLKALPAHQVTKICFIDEHRRLRALKTELDAALGEQADICFSAVDCLEVLPAGCNKGSALSQLCDHLSLTMAECMAFGDAMNDREMLAQAGQGFIMGNAMAQLKAALPHLPVIGRCETQAVSHYLNHWLATPHLAYSPEC from the coding sequence ATGGTGCGTTTAGCGGCGTTCGATATGGATGGCACACTGTTACTGCCAAATCATCAACCGGGACAGCAGACGCTCGACACTCTGCAGGCGCTGCATCAGCGCAATATTCATCTGGTGCTGGCGACGGGCCGTCATCTGCTGGAAATGCAGGTGTTAAGTGAAAAAATGGCGCTGCCCGCGTGGCTCATTACCGGCAATGGCACCCGTATCCATGACCCGTCAGGTCAGCTGATTGCTGCGCAGGATCTGCCCGCTGCCGTGGCGGAAGCGGTGATTCATGGCCACTGGAGGACGTCCGCCTCCCTGCATGTTTTCAACGATCGAGGGTGGTTTACCGACCGCCCACGGCCTGAACTGCTGAATGCCCATCAGATGAGCGGATTCCGCTATCAGCTCTGCGATCTCAAGGCGCTGCCCGCGCATCAGGTGACAAAAATCTGCTTTATCGACGAGCATCGGCGCCTGCGCGCGCTGAAAACGGAGCTGGATGCGGCGCTGGGCGAGCAGGCCGATATCTGTTTTTCCGCCGTGGATTGTCTGGAGGTGCTGCCCGCAGGCTGCAACAAAGGCAGCGCCCTGAGTCAGTTATGTGATCATCTGTCGCTGACAATGGCGGAGTGTATGGCGTTTGGCGATGCGATGAACGATCGCGAGATGCTGGCGCAGGCCGGACAGGGTTTCATCATGGGCAATGCGATGGCGCAGCTGAAAGCCGCGCTGCCGCATCTGCCGGTAATTGGTCGTTGCGAGACACAGGCGGTGTCTCATTATTTAAACCACTGGCTGGCAACACCCCACCTCGCGTATTCCCCCGAATGCTGA